One Magnetococcales bacterium DNA segment encodes these proteins:
- the yrfG gene encoding GMP/IMP nucleotidase encodes MQPIPWQTISSVFLDMDGTLLDLNFDNVFFRETVPQAYSEKHALPIEQARAEVLARYRSFEGTLAWYDLDHWSRMLDLDIPGLKERVSDLIGIHPHVVPFLDRLKQNGRTVCLVTNAHPHAIDLKFKKTGLGAWITTIHCSHAIGHPKETPEFWHALKESFPFHPETTLLADDIEAVLDAAKTQGIAFPIHVAAPSSRLPPRFSHRFPSIIDFREIMPP; translated from the coding sequence ATGCAACCCATTCCCTGGCAAACCATTTCCTCCGTCTTCCTGGATATGGACGGGACCCTCCTGGACCTGAACTTCGACAACGTTTTCTTTCGCGAAACCGTGCCCCAGGCCTATTCCGAAAAACATGCCCTTCCCATCGAACAGGCCCGCGCCGAAGTTTTGGCCCGATACCGCTCCTTCGAGGGAACCCTTGCCTGGTACGATCTCGACCATTGGTCACGTATGCTCGATCTGGACATTCCAGGGCTCAAGGAGCGCGTTTCCGACCTGATTGGCATCCATCCCCATGTTGTCCCCTTTCTCGACCGCCTCAAACAGAATGGACGTACCGTTTGCCTGGTCACCAATGCCCATCCCCACGCCATCGACCTGAAGTTCAAGAAAACGGGACTCGGTGCCTGGATCACCACCATTCATTGCAGCCATGCCATCGGTCATCCCAAGGAAACCCCCGAATTCTGGCATGCCCTGAAAGAATCATTCCCCTTCCATCCCGAAACCACGCTCCTGGCCGACGATATCGAAGCGGTCCTCGATGCTGCCAAAACCCAGGGGATCGCCTTTCCCATCCATGTCGCTGCCCCCAGTTCCCGATTGCCACCCCGGTTTTCGCACCGTTTTCCCTCGATCATCGATTTTCGTGAGATCATGCCCCCGTGA
- a CDS encoding DUF448 domain-containing protein: MKDRRQRSRKENSLNNLEGRTGEAPVAAQPEVAVENDRGGPMRSCAIVRKRLPRGYLLRFVRSPEGALVEDLADRLPGRGIHVVPTVDAITRLLRKNGGGVDVERVVARCGAGLTRRFLEGMGLARRAGAVRRGLREVEGWFLAGERPLLILAADIADNSRQKFAGLVDRHGVKEWLELLDGERLGAACGWSRTTILAVNDQGLAQRLRLDASRWRAFHVGEGLSAGVADGAGTVSPRFKARGDSSLAGSIVGQGC; this comes from the coding sequence ATGAAGGATCGGAGGCAACGGAGTCGGAAGGAAAACAGCCTGAACAACCTTGAAGGGCGGACGGGTGAAGCGCCGGTTGCGGCGCAACCGGAGGTTGCGGTCGAAAACGACCGGGGGGGGCCGATGCGCAGCTGCGCCATCGTCCGGAAGCGGCTTCCCCGGGGGTATTTGTTGCGTTTTGTCCGCTCGCCCGAGGGGGCGTTGGTGGAGGATCTGGCGGATCGGCTTCCGGGACGCGGAATCCATGTGGTGCCGACGGTCGATGCCATCACCCGCCTGTTGCGGAAGAATGGTGGCGGCGTGGATGTGGAACGGGTGGTTGCGCGTTGCGGCGCCGGTTTGACGCGCCGGTTTCTGGAAGGGATGGGGCTGGCACGGCGGGCCGGGGCGGTCCGGCGCGGGCTGCGCGAGGTGGAGGGGTGGTTTTTGGCGGGAGAGCGACCGTTGTTGATTCTGGCCGCCGATATCGCCGACAATTCCCGACAGAAGTTCGCCGGTCTCGTTGACCGGCATGGGGTGAAGGAATGGCTGGAACTTCTGGACGGGGAGCGCCTTGGCGCCGCTTGCGGCTGGTCGCGGACGACGATCCTCGCGGTCAACGATCAGGGTCTGGCGCAACGGTTGCGGCTGGATGCGTCGCGATGGCGGGCGTTTCATGTCGGAGAGGGGCTGTCCGCCGGTGTCGCGGATGGGGCGGGGACGGTGTCCCCAAGGTTCAAAGCCCGTGGGGATTCAAGTTTGGCCGGATCCATTGTGGGGCAGGGTTGTTAA
- a CDS encoding chromate resistance protein → MNPLRWSLLIHNIPPKPAYLRNKVANRLSSLGAVALKNSVYLLPASPEGHEGFVWLAQEIESGGGRAFVGEVVFPGIGIEEEIKGSFQTARNLEYTPLIREAKRLLEMVTDVGNSGLSTNECTTNWRREIEAIRKRALKIRRIDFFDAPEGASLKEQLIAVESKLNRLENPADEDQEPALRDKKHYHRKTWVTRSGVYVDRIASAWLIRRFIDPEAVFRFVADREDHPREGEICFDMPGGEFTHEGEACTFEVLVRHFDVSWPAMKALAGIVHDLDLGGGCFQHEESPGIATVLSGIVASTTDDAERLQRGGHVMENLFHGLSTKA, encoded by the coding sequence ATGAATCCCCTTCGTTGGAGCCTGCTGATTCACAACATTCCGCCAAAGCCCGCCTACCTGCGCAACAAGGTGGCCAATCGTCTTTCGTCCCTGGGGGCGGTGGCGTTGAAGAATTCAGTCTACCTGCTTCCGGCCTCTCCAGAGGGACATGAAGGGTTCGTGTGGTTGGCCCAGGAAATCGAATCGGGAGGAGGACGGGCGTTTGTCGGGGAGGTGGTTTTTCCCGGGATCGGGATCGAAGAAGAAATCAAGGGAAGTTTCCAGACGGCACGCAATCTGGAGTACACTCCCCTGATCCGGGAAGCGAAACGACTCCTGGAGATGGTGACCGACGTTGGAAACAGTGGTCTGTCCACCAATGAATGCACGACAAACTGGCGGCGGGAAATCGAGGCGATTCGGAAACGGGCGCTCAAGATTCGGCGGATCGATTTTTTTGATGCCCCTGAAGGGGCGTCCCTGAAAGAACAACTGATCGCCGTGGAATCAAAATTGAACCGTTTGGAAAATCCAGCCGACGAAGATCAGGAACCGGCACTGCGTGACAAGAAGCACTATCATCGCAAGACCTGGGTGACCCGGTCCGGGGTTTACGTGGATCGCATCGCTTCGGCCTGGTTGATCCGCAGGTTCATCGATCCGGAGGCCGTCTTTCGTTTTGTCGCCGATCGGGAGGATCACCCCAGGGAGGGAGAAATTTGTTTCGATATGCCTGGAGGAGAATTCACCCATGAAGGAGAAGCATGTACCTTCGAGGTATTGGTCCGGCATTTTGACGTGTCTTGGCCAGCGATGAAGGCACTGGCAGGCATCGTTCACGACCTGGATCTGGGTGGAGGTTGTTTCCAGCATGAAGAGTCACCAGGGATTGCGACAGTTCTTTCGGGAATCGTCGCATCGACAACGGATGACGCGGAACGGCTCCAGCGCGGAGGACACGTCATGGAAAATCTTTTTCACGGATTATCGACAAAGGCCTGA
- the argJ gene encoding bifunctional glutamate N-acetyltransferase/amino-acid acetyltransferase ArgJ, translating into MTIPANLSDNVAWNISGFRFATAACGIKTDNRTDLLLVAMDPDTRVAGVFTQNQVVAAPVTLCRERLSQGTGRALIVNSGNANVANGPQGMVAAQNLTQAVAGHLHIPEETVFIAATGVIGEHFPVERPMAALPGLVQALAAGETGWEKAARAIMTTDAYPKLAAERFFIEDKPVHVLGIAKGAGMIHPNMATMLCFLFTDAIIPADVLQTHLALAVDETFNRSIVDGDTSTNDTVLAFASGQGGVVCGPANPDAMSRFTRALETVCGQLARKIVADGEGASKFVTIEVTGAMTRKDARTIAATVAKSPLVKTAFAGSDPNWGRILAAVGYAGVPLRVERIDMFLDTVQIVSGGVRAPGYLEKDGAAVMARKEITVRIDLGLGDHADAVWTCDLTHDYITINADYRS; encoded by the coding sequence ATGACGATCCCAGCGAATCTCTCCGACAACGTGGCATGGAACATTTCGGGATTTCGTTTTGCCACCGCCGCCTGCGGCATCAAGACCGACAACCGGACCGATCTGCTTCTCGTGGCCATGGATCCCGACACCCGGGTTGCCGGTGTCTTCACCCAAAACCAGGTGGTTGCCGCTCCCGTGACCCTGTGTCGCGAGCGGCTGTCCCAGGGAACGGGAAGGGCGCTGATCGTCAACTCCGGCAATGCCAACGTCGCCAATGGTCCCCAGGGGATGGTGGCGGCGCAAAATCTGACCCAGGCCGTCGCCGGACACCTCCACATCCCGGAGGAGACCGTTTTCATCGCCGCCACCGGAGTCATCGGCGAACATTTTCCCGTGGAGCGCCCCATGGCGGCCCTGCCGGGTCTGGTCCAGGCCCTTGCCGCCGGTGAAACCGGCTGGGAAAAAGCGGCGCGGGCAATCATGACCACCGATGCCTATCCAAAACTGGCCGCCGAACGTTTTTTCATTGAGGATAAACCGGTCCATGTCCTGGGGATTGCCAAGGGGGCAGGGATGATCCACCCCAACATGGCCACCATGCTCTGTTTCCTCTTCACCGATGCCATCATCCCGGCGGACGTTCTTCAGACCCATCTTGCCCTTGCCGTCGATGAAACCTTCAACCGATCCATCGTCGATGGCGACACCTCCACCAACGATACCGTCTTGGCCTTCGCTTCGGGTCAGGGTGGGGTGGTTTGCGGTCCGGCCAATCCCGACGCCATGTCACGGTTTACCCGTGCCCTGGAAACAGTTTGCGGCCAGCTGGCAAGGAAGATTGTCGCCGATGGTGAAGGGGCCAGCAAATTCGTCACCATCGAGGTCACGGGAGCCATGACCCGCAAGGATGCCCGGACCATCGCCGCCACCGTTGCCAAGAGCCCCCTGGTCAAGACCGCCTTTGCCGGTTCCGATCCCAACTGGGGGCGGATCCTGGCTGCGGTCGGTTATGCCGGCGTGCCGCTTCGGGTCGAGCGGATCGACATGTTCCTGGACACGGTTCAGATCGTCTCCGGTGGCGTTCGTGCCCCGGGCTACCTGGAAAAAGACGGCGCCGCCGTCATGGCCCGGAAGGAAATCACCGTTCGCATCGATCTTGGTCTGGGAGACCACGCCGATGCCGTCTGGACCTGCGATCTGACCCACGACTACATTACCATCAATGCCGATTACCGGTCATGA
- a CDS encoding MFS transporter — protein MSVQLIFGSLCSVSFLARFSYALARNPVLPLFAVFLGAGPEAVGLAVGISTVTGIFFKLPAGALSDVIGRRRTMLAGLCIFAIMPFAYLFIEDYEQLVVIRFLHGLATAIYGPVAMAVVADIAGSKKGEWLSWFSSVGIVGTLLGAPVGGLLLSLYPPETASHSTGTFDLIYGLCGVTGVMSLLMGLRWLLQHEEVPKASLSERWLRFAHGIREVVADRRVAITSGMEGLQNLAMGALEAFLPIYAVTVAGLSPFQAGLLWGCQVGTVLLAKPLMGRISDRRGRKSLILWGMVCCAVAIAMIPTQEGFMALLGPALLFGLGEALVTSSTAALVADLCREQHYGAAMGVFGTLFDVGHASGPILGGLLVGAFGYQTAFAAMAFLMLLSLPVFHLMVKENPNP, from the coding sequence ATGAGTGTTCAACTGATATTTGGATCGTTGTGTTCGGTCAGTTTCCTGGCCCGGTTTTCCTATGCCCTGGCCCGAAATCCGGTCCTGCCGCTGTTTGCCGTGTTTCTGGGGGCGGGACCGGAGGCGGTGGGACTGGCAGTGGGCATATCCACCGTGACCGGGATTTTCTTCAAACTGCCGGCAGGGGCGCTGTCCGATGTCATCGGCAGGCGCCGGACCATGCTGGCAGGCCTGTGCATCTTTGCCATCATGCCGTTCGCCTATCTGTTCATCGAGGACTATGAACAATTGGTCGTCATCCGGTTTCTGCATGGATTGGCGACAGCAATCTATGGACCGGTGGCCATGGCGGTCGTGGCGGATATTGCTGGATCGAAAAAGGGGGAATGGCTTTCCTGGTTTTCCTCCGTGGGCATTGTCGGTACCCTCCTCGGTGCGCCGGTCGGCGGTTTGTTGCTTTCCCTGTATCCCCCCGAGACCGCCTCCCATTCCACCGGGACATTCGATTTGATCTATGGACTCTGTGGCGTGACCGGGGTGATGTCTCTGCTCATGGGATTGCGCTGGCTGTTGCAACATGAGGAGGTGCCGAAAGCAAGCCTGTCGGAACGATGGCTACGCTTTGCCCATGGCATTCGCGAGGTCGTGGCGGACCGCAGGGTGGCGATCACTTCGGGAATGGAAGGGTTGCAAAATCTGGCCATGGGCGCATTGGAGGCATTCTTGCCCATCTATGCGGTGACGGTCGCGGGTCTCTCCCCCTTCCAGGCCGGTTTGTTGTGGGGTTGCCAGGTGGGAACGGTGTTGCTGGCCAAACCGCTCATGGGACGAATTTCCGATCGACGTGGCAGAAAATCCTTGATTCTGTGGGGCATGGTCTGCTGCGCGGTCGCCATCGCCATGATTCCCACGCAGGAAGGGTTCATGGCGCTTCTGGGACCGGCGCTTCTTTTTGGCCTGGGTGAGGCCTTGGTCACCTCGTCCACCGCCGCGTTGGTCGCCGACCTGTGCCGGGAACAACACTATGGCGCCGCCATGGGGGTGTTCGGAACCTTGTTCGATGTGGGCCACGCCTCGGGTCCCATCCTCGGCGGACTGCTGGTCGGCGCCTTCGGTTACCAGACCGCCTTTGCCGCCATGGCGTTCCTCATGCTTCTGTCCCTGCCGGTTTTTCACCTCATGGTGAAAGAAAACCCAAATCCTTAG
- the nusA gene encoding transcription termination/antitermination protein NusA: protein MSVEILQYAEQLARERGIRREVVIEAMEVAIETASRKKYGAHKNIKASFDNKAGVFRINQLREVVESEDAENFEGEDTHITLIDAIVLNPEAKPGDFIAEELPPIEFGRIAAQTAKQVIVQKVREAERASIFKEYIDRKGQLVNGVVKRVERNNIYVDLGRASAFLPHEHQLPREHYRQGDRIRAYIHEIRDVTRGPQIILSRTDPMMVMRLFEMEVPEIYDGVVEIRAVARDPGYRSKIAVRSNDPHVDPVGACVGIRGSRVQGVVTELQGERIDIIEWSSDPAVFVCNALAPAEVAKVVVDEEDRNIRVVVANDQLSLAIGRRGQNVRLASDLTGWRIDIITEAEESASRVEEFQALTREFMEKLDLDEEVAGSLVQEGFTSLEEVAYIPLEELGSIDGFDEEIAQELRNRARDHLLQSALETEERKAELKVDPRLVCLPGLSDAMSIALAEKGIGNLEDLADLSTDELLEATGDLLDTTSAEALILEARKQAGWFENEGSEATESEGKQPEQP from the coding sequence ATGAGTGTGGAGATTCTTCAATACGCGGAACAACTTGCCCGAGAACGGGGGATCCGGCGCGAGGTTGTGATCGAGGCCATGGAGGTGGCCATCGAAACGGCGTCACGCAAAAAATATGGGGCGCACAAGAACATCAAGGCCAGCTTCGACAACAAGGCGGGGGTCTTTCGCATCAACCAGCTGCGCGAGGTGGTCGAATCCGAGGACGCGGAAAACTTCGAGGGGGAAGATACCCACATCACCCTGATCGACGCCATCGTCCTCAATCCCGAGGCCAAACCGGGCGATTTCATCGCCGAGGAACTGCCGCCCATCGAATTCGGACGCATCGCCGCCCAGACCGCCAAACAGGTCATCGTCCAGAAGGTCCGCGAGGCGGAACGGGCCAGTATTTTCAAGGAATACATCGATCGCAAGGGGCAACTGGTCAACGGGGTGGTCAAACGGGTCGAACGCAACAACATTTACGTCGATCTTGGCCGGGCTTCGGCCTTTCTGCCCCACGAGCACCAGCTGCCGCGGGAACACTACCGCCAGGGCGACCGGATCCGCGCCTACATCCATGAAATAAGGGATGTGACCCGCGGACCTCAGATCATCCTGTCCCGGACCGACCCGATGATGGTGATGCGGTTGTTCGAAATGGAGGTCCCGGAAATCTATGACGGCGTCGTCGAAATCCGGGCCGTGGCGCGGGATCCGGGCTATCGCAGCAAGATCGCCGTCCGTTCCAACGATCCCCATGTCGATCCGGTGGGGGCTTGCGTCGGTATTCGCGGCTCGCGGGTGCAGGGGGTCGTGACCGAACTTCAGGGGGAACGCATCGACATCATCGAATGGTCGTCCGATCCGGCGGTCTTCGTATGCAACGCCCTGGCCCCCGCCGAGGTCGCCAAGGTGGTCGTGGACGAGGAAGATCGCAACATACGGGTGGTGGTGGCCAACGACCAGCTTTCCCTGGCCATCGGGCGCCGCGGCCAGAATGTGCGCCTTGCCTCCGATCTGACCGGTTGGCGGATCGACATCATCACCGAAGCGGAGGAATCGGCCAGTCGCGTCGAGGAGTTCCAGGCACTGACCCGTGAGTTCATGGAAAAACTCGATCTTGACGAAGAGGTCGCAGGCTCCCTGGTTCAGGAAGGTTTCACTTCGCTGGAGGAGGTCGCCTACATTCCACTGGAGGAGTTGGGATCCATCGATGGCTTCGACGAGGAGATCGCCCAGGAATTGCGCAATCGCGCCCGGGACCATCTGCTGCAAAGCGCCCTGGAAACGGAGGAGCGCAAGGCGGAGTTGAAGGTCGATCCCCGTCTGGTGTGTTTGCCGGGGCTGAGCGATGCCATGTCCATCGCCCTGGCGGAAAAGGGGATCGGCAATCTGGAGGACCTGGCCGATCTTTCAACCGACGAACTGCTCGAAGCGACGGGCGATCTGTTGGATACGACGTCAGCCGAAGCGCTCATTCTCGAAGCCAGGAAACAGGCGGGTTGGTTTGAAAATGAAGGATCGGAGGCAACGGAGTCGGAAGGAAAACAGCCTGAACAACCTTGA
- a CDS encoding ribosome maturation factor RimP: MSNLLEELTSLSRQAARAAGCELVDLHYVKDGRSWFLRLFIERLGGASPTIEDCARVSDHVEGLLDVRDPLPHAYRLEVSSPGLERPLKTREDFIRFQGRAVRLTTLLPLAVGGDDGAARQRHFKGVIQEVVEQEVVLTVREGERLAIPLAAIGKANLELEIKTSGQK; this comes from the coding sequence GTGTCCAATCTCTTGGAAGAATTGACTTCGCTGTCTCGCCAGGCGGCCCGTGCCGCCGGTTGCGAACTGGTCGATCTGCACTATGTCAAGGATGGCCGGTCCTGGTTTCTTCGACTGTTCATCGAACGGCTGGGTGGTGCCTCGCCGACCATCGAGGATTGTGCCCGGGTCAGTGACCATGTCGAGGGGTTGTTGGATGTGCGTGATCCGCTTCCCCATGCCTACCGCCTGGAGGTTTCGTCGCCGGGTCTGGAACGTCCCCTGAAAACGAGGGAGGATTTCATCCGTTTCCAGGGAAGGGCGGTCCGTCTGACGACCCTGCTTCCCCTGGCCGTGGGTGGGGATGATGGCGCTGCCAGGCAGCGTCATTTCAAGGGGGTGATCCAGGAGGTGGTGGAACAGGAGGTCGTTCTGACGGTTCGGGAGGGGGAACGGCTGGCGATACCGTTGGCGGCGATTGGCAAGGCCAATCTGGAATTGGAAATCAAAACATCCGGTCAAAAATAA
- a CDS encoding (deoxy)nucleoside triphosphate pyrophosphohydrolase, whose protein sequence is MRRPLILVVAAWIQDDAGRTLFSQRRPGDSFPLHWEFPGGKVREDETPEEALVRELREELDITVLDPQPWTFVSHPYEQFHLLMTVYRCTRFIGTPKPIEVHRFSWLTQEELIGLPFPPADLPLLERMRWSVQTGPGTG, encoded by the coding sequence GTGCGTCGCCCTTTGATCCTCGTCGTTGCCGCCTGGATTCAGGACGACGCTGGACGAACCTTGTTCAGCCAGCGTCGTCCCGGAGACAGCTTTCCATTGCATTGGGAGTTTCCCGGAGGCAAAGTACGCGAGGATGAAACCCCCGAGGAGGCCCTGGTACGGGAACTTCGGGAGGAACTGGACATCACGGTCCTGGATCCCCAGCCGTGGACCTTCGTTTCCCACCCCTATGAACAGTTTCATTTATTGATGACGGTTTATCGTTGCACCCGATTTATCGGTACGCCGAAGCCCATCGAGGTCCATCGGTTTTCCTGGTTGACACAGGAAGAGCTGATCGGGCTTCCCTTTCCCCCCGCCGACCTGCCGCTGTTGGAACGCATGCGCTGGTCTGTCCAAACCGGTCCTGGAACCGGGTGA
- a CDS encoding ATP-binding protein, translating into MLIEFSVANYLSFCERQTLSMVASSQYRELPGHHFSSGVTGVPNLLVANLIYGANASGKSNLINAAMFMWDFILNSVKGQEGDPIDVQPFLLNSRNSQEPSLFEMIFIIDDTRYQYGFGVTPRRVNHEWLLAYPKGRAQRWFERYYDPDTGRETWNLHKKFLPGNREIWKDATRANALFLSTAIQLNSAPLKPVFDWFDKRLRIFRPHAEISREFTATLCQDPQGRLEVMKFLNQADLDIEGIRLETRNLGDLGMDDLPDGVRTALKREMSSQIVTEVRLERSTSDTGEPVVLPWEAESRGTQKFFALAWPLINLLRQGHVLFLDEMDSNLHHNLVRFLFELLHDPKVNRTQAQLVSTTHDIALLDNDLFRRDQYWMIEKTGDRCSELYPISDFDPVRGEPLQRRYLDGHFGALPILKRFDGW; encoded by the coding sequence ATGTTGATTGAATTCAGCGTCGCCAATTATCTTTCCTTCTGCGAACGTCAGACCCTGAGCATGGTCGCCAGCTCCCAATATCGGGAATTGCCGGGGCATCATTTTTCTTCCGGAGTCACGGGGGTTCCCAACCTGCTCGTGGCCAATCTGATCTACGGCGCCAACGCCTCGGGCAAGAGCAACCTGATCAATGCGGCGATGTTCATGTGGGATTTCATCCTCAACTCCGTCAAGGGACAGGAGGGCGATCCCATCGATGTACAGCCCTTTCTCCTCAACAGCCGCAATTCCCAGGAACCCAGTCTGTTCGAGATGATCTTCATCATCGACGACACCCGCTATCAATACGGTTTCGGGGTGACGCCGCGCCGGGTCAACCATGAATGGCTTCTGGCCTATCCCAAGGGACGGGCGCAACGATGGTTTGAACGGTACTACGATCCCGACACCGGAAGGGAAACCTGGAATCTTCACAAAAAATTTCTCCCCGGCAACCGGGAAATCTGGAAGGATGCAACCCGGGCCAACGCACTGTTCCTCTCCACCGCCATCCAACTCAACAGCGCCCCCTTGAAACCGGTATTCGACTGGTTCGACAAGCGGCTGCGCATTTTTCGTCCGCATGCCGAGATCAGCCGCGAATTCACCGCCACCCTGTGCCAGGATCCCCAGGGACGGCTTGAAGTGATGAAATTTCTCAATCAGGCCGATCTGGACATCGAGGGGATCCGTCTGGAAACCCGCAATCTGGGTGATCTGGGAATGGACGACCTGCCCGATGGGGTGCGAACCGCCCTGAAAAGGGAAATGTCCAGCCAGATCGTCACCGAGGTCCGCCTTGAACGTTCCACTTCCGACACCGGCGAACCGGTGGTCCTGCCCTGGGAGGCGGAATCCCGGGGAACCCAGAAATTTTTCGCCCTGGCCTGGCCTTTGATCAATCTTCTGCGCCAGGGACACGTCCTGTTCCTGGATGAAATGGATTCCAACCTGCACCACAATCTGGTCCGTTTTCTTTTCGAACTGCTGCACGACCCCAAGGTCAACCGCACCCAGGCGCAACTGGTTTCCACCACCCACGACATCGCCCTTCTGGACAATGACCTCTTCCGCCGTGATCAATACTGGATGATCGAAAAGACGGGCGACCGTTGCAGTGAACTCTATCCGATTTCCGATTTCGATCCGGTCCGCGGAGAACCGTTGCAACGGCGTTATCTCGATGGCCATTTCGGCGCCCTTCCCATTCTCAAGCGGTTCGACGGGTGGTGA